In Aegilops tauschii subsp. strangulata cultivar AL8/78 chromosome 3, Aet v6.0, whole genome shotgun sequence, one genomic interval encodes:
- the LOC109779196 gene encoding two-component response regulator ORR4 yields the protein MTVVDAEARFHVLAVDDSVIDRKLIEMLLRTSSYQVTTVDSGSKALEVLGLRDEGDDSSSSSPTSSSAPAHHQEVGVNLIITDYCMPGMTGYDLLRRVKGSSSLKDIPVVIMSSENVPARISRCLEDGAEEFFLKPVKLADMKKLKSHLVRRKQPQLQPPQPQEKPQQQQKAELAPTELVEEVAAEVTATGITSDCGGGSRKRKAAMMEQDGTTNASLSGGSGGLAVET from the exons ATGACGGTGGTCGACGCCGAGGCCCGGTTCCACGTGctggcggtggacgacagcgtcATCGACCGGAAGCTCATCGAGATGCTGCTCAGGACCTCCTCCTACCAAG TCACCACGGTGGACTCCGGGAGCAAGGCGCTGGAGGTCCTGGGATTGAGGGACGAGGGCGACGACTCCTCATCCTCATCCCCAACCTCCTCCTCCGCCCCTGCCCACCACCAG GAGGTGGGCGTGAATTTGATCATCACTGACTACTGCATGCCCGGCATGACAGGATACGATCTGCTGAGGAGGGTCAAG GGGTCATCTTCATTGAAGGACATTCCAGTGGTGATCATGTCGTCTGAGAATGTGCCTGCCAGGATCAGCAG GTGCTTGGAGGACGGCGCGGAGGAGTTCTTCCTCAAGCCCGTGAAGCTGGCTGACATGAAGAAGCTCAAGTCCCACCTGGTCCGGCGGAAGCAGCCCCAGCTCCAGCCGCCGCAGCCACAAGAGAAGccacagcagcagcagaaggCAGAGCTAGCGCCAACAGAGCTGGTGGAGGAAGTGGCAGCGGAAGTGACGGCCACCGGAATCACGAGTGactgcggcggcggcagcaggaAGAGGAAGGCGGCGATGATGGAGCAGGACGGGACGACGAACGCGAGCCTCTCCGGGGGCAGCGGCGGCCTGGCGGTGGAGACCTGA